The following are encoded in a window of Rubellicoccus peritrichatus genomic DNA:
- a CDS encoding YifB family Mg chelatase-like AAA ATPase: MLAVVSSGALIGVDAHAVQVEVNTGEAGEAKVFVVGLPDAAVKESTDRVQAAMTNSGFRPPQTRSTVNLAPGNIRKEGPIYDLPIALGMLASTRQIGDEFIHETFRKYLIAGELSLSGATRPVRGGLAMAILAHKLGLDGVILPNASAEEAALVQGIKVYGVKSLDEAARFLTGEIELTPMPSEQSPFRTPPDEEHRLDFAEVKGQHAVRRAVEIAVAGGHNLLMIGPPGSGKSMISKRIPTIMPDPSLDEFLEILAVHSAAGTSMNGENRCFQRPFRSPHHTISDVGLIGGGAHPGPGEISLAHHGVLFLDELPEFRRSTLEVMRQPLEDGNVTISRSAAKVTLPASIMLVAAMNPTPSGYTDKDGRRDGATPAQIQRYRSRISGPLLDRIDIHIEAPALTFDELRSQEPGESSESIRQRVVSARNLQTSRFTSNRNGVSPCNARMSHGQIRKHCAIEKEQGDLLQQAMEELQLSARAYDRILKVARTIADLANEERIQTPHLLEAIQYRSLDRQVFY, from the coding sequence ATGCTTGCAGTCGTCTCATCAGGTGCGCTTATTGGCGTGGATGCCCATGCTGTCCAGGTCGAGGTCAATACCGGCGAAGCCGGAGAGGCCAAGGTCTTTGTCGTTGGTTTGCCAGACGCAGCTGTGAAGGAATCGACAGATCGCGTTCAAGCTGCCATGACGAACAGTGGTTTCAGGCCACCCCAAACACGCTCCACCGTCAACTTAGCTCCAGGGAACATTCGCAAGGAAGGTCCAATCTACGATCTGCCAATCGCACTGGGTATGCTCGCCTCCACCCGACAGATCGGAGATGAATTCATCCATGAGACCTTCCGAAAGTATCTTATCGCTGGAGAGCTGAGTCTTTCTGGTGCAACGCGACCTGTCCGTGGTGGACTCGCCATGGCTATCCTAGCACACAAGCTCGGACTTGATGGCGTAATTCTGCCTAATGCCTCAGCAGAAGAAGCAGCCTTAGTGCAAGGTATCAAAGTCTATGGGGTCAAATCACTCGATGAAGCCGCTCGCTTTTTGACAGGTGAGATTGAACTTACCCCAATGCCATCTGAGCAAAGTCCTTTTCGTACTCCACCCGACGAAGAGCATCGACTGGATTTTGCCGAAGTCAAAGGCCAACACGCCGTTCGGCGTGCTGTGGAGATCGCAGTCGCCGGAGGACATAACCTTCTGATGATCGGACCACCGGGCTCAGGCAAAAGTATGATTTCCAAGCGTATCCCCACCATCATGCCAGATCCCAGCCTTGATGAGTTTTTGGAAATCCTCGCGGTCCATTCCGCAGCGGGCACCAGCATGAACGGCGAAAATCGCTGCTTTCAGCGCCCCTTTCGTTCGCCGCACCATACCATAAGCGATGTGGGACTCATCGGCGGTGGTGCACATCCAGGACCAGGAGAGATTTCACTCGCTCATCATGGGGTTCTATTTCTCGACGAGCTTCCCGAATTCAGACGTTCAACACTTGAGGTCATGCGGCAGCCATTGGAAGACGGCAACGTGACGATCTCTCGCTCCGCAGCAAAAGTCACCCTCCCCGCGTCCATCATGCTAGTCGCTGCCATGAACCCGACCCCAAGCGGCTATACCGATAAGGATGGCCGCCGAGACGGTGCGACGCCTGCCCAAATCCAACGCTATCGATCACGTATCTCCGGACCATTACTGGATCGCATTGATATCCATATCGAAGCTCCTGCTCTGACCTTTGACGAACTCCGCTCACAGGAGCCAGGTGAATCTTCCGAATCCATTCGCCAGCGCGTGGTTTCTGCCCGAAACCTACAGACATCACGTTTCACTAGTAACCGCAATGGAGTCAGTCCATGCAATGCACGTATGAGCCACGGACAAATCCGCAAACACTGTGCAATTGAAAAAGAGCAAGGCGACTTACTGCAACAGGCGATGGAAGAACTCCAACTCTCAGCTCGCGCCTATGACAGAATTCTAAAGGTCGCACGCACCATTGCTGATCTGGCGAACGAAGAACGAATACAGACTCCTCACCTACTGGAGGCCATCCAATACCGCAGTCTCGATCGACAGGTTTTTTATTGA
- a CDS encoding alpha/beta hydrolase encodes MAFKQRRFWTILHRVLFFPIVPVKKRKSRWTQMLLHILTFLVVLYLALCVFALLFANRMIFPAPKASYSDDKSIIRLPIKDGSEIAAIYLENPDAEYTILYSHGNAEDLGHILPHLKELHKRGFAVMAYDYPGYGLSDGRVGEQGSYEAAAAAFSYLVILRDVDPEKIILYGRSLGSGPSFEIASKRAVAGLIIDGGFASTFRVMTRKKIVPWDIFDNLGKVDDISSPVLLIHGTQDRTVPFSHAQTMKEALEVPVTTLFVEGAGHNNLIESAHDDYWDAIINFRESLKE; translated from the coding sequence ATGGCCTTCAAGCAACGAAGATTCTGGACAATTCTGCACCGTGTGCTCTTTTTCCCGATTGTCCCGGTCAAAAAACGTAAGTCACGCTGGACCCAAATGCTTCTTCATATTCTCACATTTCTGGTTGTCCTCTATCTGGCGCTTTGTGTTTTCGCACTGCTTTTTGCCAACCGTATGATTTTTCCAGCGCCAAAGGCATCTTACTCAGACGATAAATCCATCATTCGGCTACCGATCAAGGATGGCAGTGAAATTGCAGCCATCTATCTGGAAAACCCTGACGCTGAATACACAATTCTCTACAGTCATGGGAATGCCGAAGACCTTGGACATATCCTCCCCCACCTCAAGGAATTACACAAACGGGGCTTTGCCGTCATGGCCTACGATTATCCTGGTTATGGCCTTAGTGATGGTCGTGTGGGCGAGCAAGGCTCCTATGAGGCCGCAGCGGCAGCCTTTTCCTATCTTGTTATTTTGAGAGATGTCGATCCTGAGAAAATCATCCTCTACGGGCGTTCACTGGGCAGTGGGCCTTCCTTCGAGATCGCGAGTAAGCGAGCCGTTGCCGGTCTGATCATTGACGGTGGTTTTGCCAGCACCTTTCGGGTCATGACCAGAAAGAAGATCGTGCCATGGGACATTTTTGACAACCTTGGCAAAGTTGATGACATCTCCAGCCCGGTTCTTTTGATTCATGGAACTCAGGACCGAACCGTACCCTTTTCTCATGCTCAAACAATGAAAGAGGCGCTCGAAGTTCCAGTCACAACCTTGTTTGTGGAAGGTGCTGGCCACAACAATTTGATTGAGTCGGCCCACGACGACTATTGGGATGCCATCATTAACTTTCGTGAATCACTCAAGGAATGA
- a CDS encoding GntR family transcriptional regulator, with product MKRVKLKLVERLQTGYHRPGYKFSSNRALAQRYGICYQTANRLIDELTREGYLHRIPSSGTYVAGLEQPPQGVILSFNSHIREDNFGGLLLHCLQERLAKEGIPYRHVRGSAFKSYYKGQYSIIWGQRYDLRDLSSHLQYSLIVDEELESGVNSVFTDRVAIDHYSMGQKCGHLLMKKGAKHVAMLAGRKSTFATTRALKGFQEVFPDAEILYQKDWGYNEAKESARSLHNKKLDGCFAIGDEGAKALQEEFGSKFPITSTGDERSLSALNVEGVCIPWSKVVDEIIRLYRIRSNADATPGYRSKVKPSRVLKVS from the coding sequence GTGAAACGTGTAAAATTGAAGTTGGTGGAACGTTTGCAAACTGGCTACCACCGTCCGGGGTATAAATTTAGTTCCAACCGTGCACTGGCACAACGTTATGGTATTTGTTATCAGACAGCCAATCGGCTGATTGATGAGCTTACCAGGGAGGGGTATTTGCATCGCATTCCTTCGTCGGGTACTTATGTTGCTGGTTTAGAACAACCGCCTCAGGGGGTTATTCTTTCATTCAATTCTCACATTCGTGAGGATAACTTTGGTGGATTACTTTTGCACTGTCTCCAGGAGCGCCTCGCGAAAGAGGGCATCCCCTACAGGCATGTTAGAGGCAGTGCCTTTAAGTCATATTATAAAGGGCAATACAGTATTATTTGGGGACAGCGCTATGACCTTCGAGATCTTTCCTCACACTTGCAATACAGTCTTATTGTAGATGAAGAACTTGAGTCCGGAGTTAATTCCGTCTTTACAGATCGTGTTGCTATTGACCATTACTCCATGGGGCAAAAATGCGGCCATCTGTTAATGAAGAAAGGTGCAAAGCATGTTGCCATGTTAGCTGGTCGAAAGTCTACCTTTGCTACGACAAGAGCATTGAAAGGCTTTCAGGAAGTTTTTCCTGATGCAGAGATTCTTTATCAAAAGGACTGGGGATACAATGAAGCAAAAGAATCGGCCAGATCATTGCATAATAAAAAACTCGATGGTTGTTTTGCAATCGGTGATGAAGGTGCTAAGGCATTGCAGGAGGAATTTGGGAGCAAATTTCCCATCACCAGTACGGGAGATGAAAGATCATTAAGTGCGTTGAATGTTGAGGGTGTTTGTATTCCATGGAGTAAAGTTGTGGACGAGATTATTCGTTTATACCGTATTAGAAGCAATGCAGATGCTACTCCAGGCTATCGAAGCAAGGTGAAACCCAGTCGTGTTTTGAAGGTATCGTAG
- a CDS encoding DJ-1 family glyoxalase III, which translates to MKKTALIILHNGVEEIEIVTPIDILRRGGIEVTVASQTEELLAEGRNGITIKADRSLASIEDETFDAVVLPGGPGIPQNVRPDNRIKHILQRHHEAGSLVAAICAAPVIVNDAGILEGKNFTSHFSVEDELTTVDPTKAVIEDGNLITSRGAGTATAFSLAILAKLTDQATAEAVADSICLMQAQ; encoded by the coding sequence ATGAAAAAAACAGCACTGATCATCCTGCACAATGGCGTCGAAGAGATAGAAATCGTTACTCCGATCGATATCCTTCGTCGAGGCGGTATTGAAGTGACAGTGGCATCTCAGACCGAAGAGCTGCTTGCTGAAGGCAGAAATGGAATCACGATCAAAGCAGATCGCTCGCTCGCATCGATTGAAGACGAGACATTTGACGCCGTCGTTTTACCTGGAGGCCCTGGTATTCCTCAAAACGTGAGACCGGACAACCGAATTAAACATATCTTGCAGCGTCACCATGAGGCCGGATCGTTGGTTGCCGCAATCTGCGCCGCTCCTGTCATTGTCAACGATGCGGGCATTCTCGAGGGGAAAAACTTCACCTCACATTTCTCCGTTGAAGATGAATTGACGACGGTGGATCCAACTAAAGCCGTTATCGAAGATGGTAATCTAATCACCTCGCGAGGGGCTGGAACAGCAACAGCGTTCTCCCTCGCCATACTTGCAAAACTCACTGATCAGGCCACGGCAGAAGCAGTCGCCGATAGCATCTGTTTAATGCAGGCTCAGTGA
- a CDS encoding O-antigen ligase family protein — MFEEEYPSPGLHSQSEQYVLLQLTAMGLCASWALGGMLGWVSGYLACLGALTPIIIEGHRRHGLFNIKRPRRMVALALTPVWVAIIVFLTGLFFISIHEITIGDIELLTLVQTPWWAPSNVASQSGWLTMLYQVAIYTSAVGLIFVALTTTLVRRLLIILTTSASLIALIGFIQLYSGTNKLLWSLSTYSEFFAIFPHSEQYAGFALLWSLAFLGLLLHLRRQKKTDGLVEKWGLIMFVGWGILTVSVFVSGTLLHWGLLVAGIGWCITTEGAFATNNGAKKSGAFAAILGILIAITGIVFIAANVAGSENVNGLTSERQSIIWQDSWKLFLEKPIFGWGVGSFLTIIAFKQEVDFGQNLLTPHSDLLHLMVEQGVIGVVIWLAPPVILLIIFLKKETKRLLSAHLWTAAIMIGVLALFSFPLQNPATAWSLWFIIGAAHVWTKVQRKDPAIALKSDVVFDESEMRSVPKLDKPLGKTRSRIEERRKYWND, encoded by the coding sequence GTGTTTGAGGAAGAATATCCCAGCCCAGGACTCCATAGTCAATCAGAACAGTATGTTCTCCTGCAACTAACAGCCATGGGCTTGTGCGCCTCATGGGCACTAGGCGGGATGTTGGGTTGGGTTTCCGGTTACCTTGCCTGCCTGGGTGCACTGACTCCAATCATCATTGAGGGCCACAGGCGCCATGGGTTGTTCAACATAAAGAGACCGAGGCGTATGGTAGCCTTAGCTCTGACTCCGGTCTGGGTCGCCATTATTGTTTTTTTGACAGGCTTGTTCTTTATCTCGATTCACGAAATAACTATTGGAGATATAGAACTGCTCACGCTTGTTCAAACACCATGGTGGGCACCTTCCAATGTAGCCTCACAAAGCGGCTGGCTAACCATGCTGTATCAAGTCGCGATCTACACCTCCGCAGTAGGGCTAATATTCGTGGCACTTACAACAACACTGGTCAGGCGTTTGCTCATCATCCTGACAACCAGTGCTTCACTCATAGCCTTGATTGGATTCATTCAACTTTATAGTGGCACTAATAAGCTGCTCTGGAGCCTGAGCACCTACTCTGAATTCTTTGCTATCTTCCCTCATTCAGAGCAATATGCAGGCTTTGCGCTACTCTGGTCATTGGCGTTTTTGGGATTACTCCTTCATCTTCGCCGGCAAAAGAAAACCGATGGCCTTGTAGAAAAATGGGGACTGATCATGTTTGTCGGCTGGGGCATTCTGACTGTCTCAGTATTTGTTTCCGGCACCCTTTTGCACTGGGGCTTACTTGTTGCAGGTATCGGTTGGTGCATCACCACTGAAGGTGCTTTTGCCACCAATAATGGAGCAAAGAAAAGTGGGGCATTTGCCGCCATCCTTGGCATATTAATCGCGATCACCGGAATCGTCTTCATCGCTGCCAATGTAGCTGGGAGTGAGAACGTCAATGGGTTGACTTCAGAGCGGCAGAGCATCATTTGGCAGGATTCATGGAAACTCTTTCTCGAAAAGCCAATATTTGGCTGGGGCGTAGGATCATTCCTTACTATCATTGCATTCAAACAGGAAGTTGATTTCGGGCAAAACCTGCTAACTCCTCATTCAGACCTGCTCCATCTGATGGTCGAGCAAGGTGTCATTGGAGTCGTGATTTGGTTAGCTCCACCCGTCATCCTACTAATTATCTTTCTTAAAAAGGAAACAAAACGGCTCCTATCCGCACACCTTTGGACTGCGGCAATTATGATTGGAGTTCTGGCCCTCTTTTCTTTTCCTCTTCAAAATCCTGCCACTGCATGGTCACTCTGGTTCATTATTGGGGCAGCTCATGTCTGGACGAAAGTTCAAAGAAAAGACCCAGCCATCGCACTTAAGTCTGACGTTGTATTTGATGAATCTGAAATGCGCAGTGTTCCAAAGCTGGACAAACCGCTCGGGAAAACACGTTCACGTATCGAAGAGCGCCGTAAATACTGGAATGACTAA
- a CDS encoding glycosyl hydrolase family 28-related protein, whose protein sequence is MKNTLICYFILIISTFNLLKSSSNGVRSQLYPASWIAPIWTELSNPNDELYRFDSDKIIQDFSYAGYKAGEQDIPNNQTVIHDVTTFSGVYKDSITDSTAGIQAAIDYCGTNGGGVVYFPAGTYNVELQAPGNSSVLRVKHDNVVLRGAGRNSTKIINHSTVMRNGKSVVHFLKPGESHNKHQNKSEDPNFSGTTEEGQEPWSFPLEKDILGPSHRLYVNHGSHFAAGDLIAIRWDFTNDWITEHGQEEFWGDISPYDNERPAPALYQRIIVNVGTDSNGEYVDINVPTRYDIKTRDNACIYKLDNRLSGCGVEDMAIGNIEHAGSEWGETDYQVGGNSAHDVHRSVLISFQYAYDCWIDNVRSIRYNRTITDASHADYYDPRNDPNSTHTNMLSCGIRLHRCFNISLVDSKMERPQYGGGGGNGYMIHLSQSNDCLVSNCDTNYSRHGLTLTGAGTSGNVFHRFTDQFTGKAVGDGTGTNGYYNTNGEACDTHNHFTHSNLWDGCHANDSQFEAFHRQKWGNEPYPGLSSAHGVFWNTSGEGTLYSDLIVSDQGRYGYIIGTSGNVSAVNTNQISGINTGAADHKEAIGNGDNLIPQSLWLDQKEKRLSARFWLSKDIGSPSPMGSNTTNVSAKSNTVIGAENSSPVNTADALHFAYRKLEGDGEICVYLNSVSCSNMSGIAGIMMRETLDAGSKQAFVGVRPDGKIEYERRYSTNQSVSKTIHPLTISTPCWLRLTRKGNVFIGEYSTDGNSWIDIFAYGKDPATQDTTVNIGMNQDPIYVGLATTSRQHGTKCTGVFEEVYVSEHLWALTSISDNTTGSAEIDGIGDVQFSNTQGLHIYDYEDDFQFVYTELEGDTRITAKVSALTDTSDPGDSAHGWASAGVMIREDFEPDARNVYAKVTLDRGIAATRREQAEGDSFTTHRLDDAVDPEAVAPYWVRIERIGDTYTSYYSKKGHLWVDMGSINFSTNPSIPGDTLQTSALFGIAVTSRDSSGKVDASITNLIVEPID, encoded by the coding sequence ATGAAAAATACCCTAATATGTTATTTTATTTTAATAATATCTACTTTCAATCTATTAAAATCATCAAGCAATGGAGTCAGGAGCCAGCTCTATCCGGCAAGTTGGATAGCACCGATCTGGACTGAGCTCTCGAACCCAAACGATGAACTCTATCGTTTCGACTCCGATAAAATCATCCAAGACTTCTCTTACGCTGGTTATAAAGCTGGCGAGCAGGATATCCCAAACAACCAAACGGTTATTCATGACGTAACGACATTCTCTGGTGTATACAAAGATAGCATCACTGACAGTACCGCGGGTATTCAGGCTGCCATTGATTACTGTGGCACAAATGGAGGTGGCGTTGTCTATTTCCCCGCTGGAACTTACAACGTCGAGTTACAGGCTCCAGGGAATAGCTCAGTACTTCGTGTGAAACATGACAATGTTGTCCTTCGAGGTGCAGGGCGAAATTCGACGAAAATCATCAATCACTCAACAGTGATGCGTAATGGCAAATCGGTTGTTCATTTTTTAAAACCTGGAGAAAGTCACAACAAGCATCAAAACAAAAGTGAAGATCCGAACTTCAGTGGCACAACAGAAGAAGGACAGGAACCGTGGAGTTTTCCGCTAGAGAAAGACATCCTTGGTCCGTCCCACCGTCTCTATGTCAATCATGGTTCACATTTTGCTGCTGGGGACCTAATTGCAATTCGTTGGGACTTTACCAATGACTGGATAACTGAACATGGACAGGAGGAATTCTGGGGAGACATTTCTCCTTACGATAATGAGCGCCCTGCTCCAGCTTTATACCAAAGAATTATAGTCAATGTCGGTACAGATTCGAACGGCGAATACGTGGATATAAATGTCCCTACCCGCTATGATATCAAAACAAGAGACAATGCTTGTATATACAAGTTAGACAATCGACTATCCGGCTGTGGCGTGGAAGATATGGCGATTGGTAATATTGAGCATGCAGGCAGCGAATGGGGTGAAACGGATTATCAGGTTGGTGGAAATTCAGCGCATGATGTCCATAGATCAGTATTGATTAGCTTCCAGTACGCTTACGATTGCTGGATTGATAATGTCCGGAGCATAAGATACAACAGGACTATCACGGACGCAAGCCATGCCGATTACTATGATCCTCGTAATGACCCAAATTCCACACACACTAATATGCTTTCCTGTGGGATTCGCTTGCATCGGTGTTTCAATATAAGTCTCGTCGACAGCAAAATGGAACGACCACAGTACGGAGGAGGTGGCGGGAATGGCTATATGATCCATCTCTCCCAATCCAATGACTGCCTAGTATCTAATTGCGACACAAACTACTCACGGCATGGTCTAACATTAACAGGTGCAGGCACTTCGGGAAATGTTTTCCACAGGTTCACTGATCAATTCACCGGTAAAGCAGTTGGAGACGGCACAGGCACTAATGGATATTATAATACTAATGGCGAAGCTTGCGATACACACAACCATTTTACTCATTCAAATCTCTGGGATGGATGTCACGCCAATGATAGCCAATTCGAGGCTTTTCATCGCCAAAAATGGGGAAACGAACCCTACCCCGGACTTTCCTCTGCCCATGGAGTTTTCTGGAACACATCAGGTGAAGGAACCCTCTACAGCGATCTTATCGTTTCCGATCAAGGAAGATATGGCTATATTATCGGAACAAGCGGTAATGTAAGTGCAGTTAATACCAACCAGATTTCAGGTATAAATACGGGAGCGGCGGACCATAAGGAAGCGATTGGCAATGGCGACAATCTTATCCCTCAATCACTTTGGTTGGATCAAAAAGAAAAACGCCTTAGTGCCAGATTCTGGCTGAGTAAAGACATTGGAAGTCCAAGCCCAATGGGGTCTAATACCACAAATGTAAGTGCAAAAAGTAATACAGTTATAGGTGCAGAAAATTCTTCACCTGTAAATACCGCCGATGCGCTGCATTTTGCTTATCGCAAGCTTGAGGGTGATGGCGAAATCTGTGTTTATCTAAACTCAGTTAGCTGTTCAAACATGTCCGGAATAGCCGGTATCATGATGCGCGAGACCCTTGATGCAGGCTCCAAACAAGCATTTGTGGGAGTACGGCCAGATGGTAAAATCGAGTATGAACGCCGATACTCGACTAACCAAAGTGTTTCAAAAACGATACATCCTTTAACAATATCTACGCCATGCTGGCTACGCCTGACTCGAAAGGGTAATGTCTTTATTGGCGAGTATTCCACTGATGGTAATAGTTGGATAGATATCTTCGCCTACGGTAAGGATCCCGCGACGCAGGATACAACAGTGAACATTGGGATGAATCAGGACCCGATCTACGTAGGGCTTGCCACGACTAGTAGACAACATGGAACAAAGTGTACGGGAGTATTTGAGGAAGTCTACGTGAGTGAGCATTTGTGGGCGCTAACCTCTATCAGCGATAATACTACTGGTAGTGCAGAAATTGATGGCATTGGAGATGTCCAATTCAGCAATACGCAAGGTTTGCATATCTACGACTACGAAGACGATTTTCAATTCGTCTACACCGAACTGGAAGGCGATACGAGAATAACTGCCAAGGTCTCGGCTTTAACTGATACAAGTGATCCTGGAGACAGCGCACACGGTTGGGCTTCTGCTGGGGTTATGATCCGCGAAGATTTCGAACCAGATGCACGAAATGTGTATGCCAAAGTAACACTGGATCGAGGCATTGCTGCGACACGCCGAGAACAGGCCGAAGGGGACTCTTTCACGACACACCGTTTGGATGATGCCGTAGATCCAGAAGCTGTTGCCCCTTACTGGGTGCGTATCGAACGCATCGGCGACACATACACATCATACTATTCTAAAAAAGGGCATCTCTGGGTGGACATGGGCTCCATCAATTTTAGCACTAACCCATCAATACCAGGAGACACTCTGCAAACATCAGCACTATTCGGTATCGCAGTGACAAGCCGCGACAGTTCTGGAAAAGTAGATGCCTCTATTACTAACCTTATAGTCGAGCCCATAGACTAG
- a CDS encoding TIM barrel protein, whose translation MSIIESVLTCQELGFDGFEFWKWDEIKAQQVLEARESTGMPVSAFCTLFTSLTDPDQHDDYVIGLRKSIRMGKRLGCSQLITQVGMEMPSMSRFEMRQHLIDGLAKCVPLLERANFVLLVEPLNPVDSPGPGYFLSCADEAFSIVEELNSPHIKVLFDVYHQQVTQGRLSQRIFNNLDKIGHFHAAGNPGRNEPVKGEINYPFLIRELERQQYNGYIGLEYYPTESVKPSLSSFLDWIHSN comes from the coding sequence ATGTCCATAATTGAGAGTGTCCTAACTTGTCAGGAACTCGGCTTCGATGGTTTTGAGTTTTGGAAATGGGATGAGATTAAGGCACAGCAAGTTCTCGAGGCGCGGGAATCGACTGGTATGCCTGTCAGTGCTTTTTGTACTCTCTTCACCAGTTTGACTGATCCAGATCAGCATGATGATTACGTTATCGGATTGAGGAAGTCTATTCGGATGGGGAAACGTTTAGGGTGTTCCCAACTGATTACACAGGTCGGCATGGAGATGCCGAGTATGAGTCGCTTTGAAATGCGTCAGCACTTGATTGATGGATTGGCCAAATGCGTTCCTTTGCTGGAGAGGGCAAATTTTGTTTTATTGGTTGAACCGCTCAATCCTGTTGATTCGCCGGGCCCGGGTTATTTCCTTTCCTGTGCGGATGAGGCATTTTCCATTGTTGAGGAACTGAATAGTCCCCACATTAAGGTACTGTTTGATGTCTATCATCAGCAAGTTACGCAAGGGCGCCTTTCTCAGAGAATCTTCAACAACCTGGACAAGATTGGCCATTTTCATGCCGCCGGCAACCCCGGGCGAAACGAACCAGTGAAGGGAGAGATCAATTATCCTTTTTTGATTCGTGAGTTGGAAAGGCAACAGTACAACGGCTACATTGGCTTAGAGTATTACCCAACTGAATCGGTTAAGCCAAGCCTGAGCAGCTTTCTCGACTGGATACACTCAAACTAG
- a CDS encoding PLP-dependent aminotransferase family protein, translating to MASAPNWSALGKLAGPPIITDLMHRALAEPGLLSLAAGFTDNTALPSSFVSQAVEALANSDNGDEHLQYGSNAGRMKLREITAERVSALDEQPGLIRPDSVFISNGSQQALYLAMLSLCEPGDAIIVEKPTYFVFLEMLAAFGVEAIPLPGSGDGRVDLEALPDFFQQISRKRVKAVYLNSYFANPTSSSLTVLEKKALAREMSLIDWYPPVIEDGAYRELYFQKPAEALSVMAMPEFADFPRLYTGTFTKPFATGLKIGFAICQDHRWREKLLGLKGCQDFGTPNFNQAIIEYALSSGAFDTHLKRLHRHYREKSEVMCEALEKSDLRELGWSWSVPSGGLYYWLKGPDSLDASMESTFCDECLHGKVLYVPGNLCMAGGTPKSFVRLSFGAIAQDQISTAVARFADAARKHIA from the coding sequence ATGGCAAGCGCTCCGAACTGGTCTGCTCTAGGCAAGCTGGCAGGCCCTCCCATTATTACGGATCTGATGCACCGTGCTTTGGCTGAGCCTGGCCTCTTGTCGCTGGCCGCTGGTTTTACTGACAATACAGCATTGCCCTCTTCTTTTGTTTCACAGGCGGTAGAGGCTCTCGCCAACAGTGACAATGGTGATGAACATCTGCAGTATGGCTCCAATGCGGGTCGCATGAAGCTGCGTGAGATCACGGCTGAGCGTGTTTCCGCACTCGATGAGCAACCTGGGTTAATACGACCCGATTCGGTTTTTATCAGCAACGGCTCACAACAGGCGCTTTACCTTGCGATGCTTTCGTTGTGCGAACCAGGTGATGCTATCATCGTCGAAAAGCCCACCTATTTTGTATTTCTGGAGATGTTGGCTGCCTTTGGAGTTGAAGCAATTCCTCTACCTGGCAGTGGTGATGGCAGGGTCGACCTGGAAGCATTGCCTGACTTTTTTCAGCAGATTTCACGTAAGCGAGTTAAAGCGGTCTATCTAAACAGCTATTTTGCGAACCCAACTTCTTCCAGTTTGACCGTGTTGGAGAAAAAGGCACTTGCTCGCGAGATGAGCTTAATTGACTGGTATCCTCCTGTTATTGAAGACGGTGCCTACCGAGAGTTGTATTTTCAAAAACCTGCCGAAGCCTTAAGTGTCATGGCGATGCCTGAGTTCGCTGATTTTCCCAGGCTTTACACCGGCACCTTTACCAAACCATTTGCAACCGGTTTGAAGATTGGCTTTGCGATTTGCCAAGATCATCGCTGGCGGGAAAAGCTTCTTGGACTTAAAGGATGCCAGGATTTTGGTACACCCAACTTCAATCAGGCCATCATCGAGTATGCATTGAGCTCGGGGGCTTTTGATACTCACCTAAAGCGATTACACCGCCATTATCGTGAAAAGTCTGAGGTTATGTGTGAGGCCTTGGAGAAGAGTGACTTGCGTGAGCTTGGCTGGAGCTGGTCTGTTCCTTCTGGCGGATTATACTACTGGCTCAAGGGACCTGACTCATTGGATGCCTCCATGGAATCGACTTTTTGCGACGAGTGTCTCCATGGCAAAGTGCTCTACGTCCCGGGCAATCTATGTATGGCGGGCGGCACCCCAAAATCCTTCGTTCGCCTGAGCTTCGGTGCCATCGCCCAGGACCAGATATCGACCGCAGTCGCACGTTTCGCCGACGCCGCCAGAAAGCACATTGCGTAA